In Lycium ferocissimum isolate CSIRO_LF1 chromosome 7, AGI_CSIRO_Lferr_CH_V1, whole genome shotgun sequence, the sequence GAACGGGCGATGCTCGGTTACAATTTCAAATCCGTTATTATATATTTGGTCTAGCTTTTGATGTTTTTTATATTGAAACGATTTTTCTTTGTCCATGGGCAATGAGTTTCAATGTATTTGGGTGTGCTTTGTTTGGGTAATTCAGGAAGCTGGCAGATAAAGTTGCAGCTGCAGGGTACTTGGTGGTTGTTCCTGATTTTTTCTATGGTGAACCTCTAGATCGCGAGAAACATGACATACAGACTTGGTTGAAAGATCATGGCACGGTTAGTACCCAGCCTTGTTGTGAACTTTTTAATTCCATAGAATATGAGTGGCTGCCacttgaaagttgaaactattAACTTCGTGGAAATGGGAATATCGATGAATGAATAGTAGAAATATCTCTTGGAGATTTCTTTTTTAAGAGTATTAGACATTGAGTTAGTTCTTACATCTTTTAGGACAAAGGATGTGAAGATGGTAAAGCAGTGGTTGAACATTTGAAGAGTAACGGTGTTTCTGCCATAGGGGCAGCAGGCTTTTGCTGGGGAGGTGAAAGAATTTTGTCTCTCACTTCTTTCTATTCTGAACTATAATACATTTTCTTGTTTCTATAATCATTTGgcttttctttaattaaagaGAGATTCATGGACTCCTTATTTTGCTTCATCATCAGGACTGGTAGTCTCTAAATTGGCAAAATATGAGAGTACTATTGGGGCTGCAGTTATCTTACATCCTGGTCCTATTGCAGTTGATGAGATAAATGGTACATGCTTAGATTAATTTTCCATCTTGTCCTGCATGGTACAAGAACAAGTAATTTTATGCTCTAGTTTCGTAATTTTTCGAGCTGATAATCTTGTATTTTCCAGAGGTAAAAGTTCCAATTGCAATACTAGCAGCAGAAAACGACCATATTTTCCCGCCTGACCAAGCGAAGCTACTAGACGAAGCCTTATCTGCAAAATCTGAGGTAAGTGGTGTCTTTTAAGCATTCAGGTTTATTATATGGTCAGAAGAAGATCATTATAAGGAAGAAGCTATAACAAAAAGGGATGGAATAATAGGACAATTAGTAATTAGAATTGCCCTTTTCTTATAGTTCTGTATCAAAACCTGGACATGCaagtttaatatttttcttgagGATGATTACTAGAAAAAAGATGAATTATTAAGACGATAATTCTGTTTTAAAAGGGGGACTAATAACTGACACTTATTTGCAGATTGAAAGCTTTGTGAAGATATTCCCAGGGGTTGAACATGGATGGACAGTTCGATACAACATTGAGGATGAATCAGCTGTAAAATCTGCAGAAGAGGCTCACTCAGATATGTTAAACTGGTTTACTAAGTTCATCAAGTGAAAAAGTTAGTACTAAATTGGAACGTCATTTTTCAGAAAGGAGATTGTCATAATTCCTCAAGGGAAGTTAAGATTATGTCACAATAAGTACGCTGCATTTGGTGATATGCAATATTAACCTGTTATAAAGATGATGATGAACTATGATTATGGTTTTAGCTTATGATGCTTATTTCTTCCAAACCCCcttttatgtctaaaaatgtaaGGACGTTCTGTGAACATTATGTGCTTGTTACGCAATAGCCCTTAGAGAAAGAGCCAAACATGGGAAACAACATGTAGGAAAAATGGATCACTTTGCTGAAAGAGCCAAACATGGGAAACAGCATGTAGGAGAAATGGAGATTCGTTAATTTAGAATAAAGGGGGTCACTTTGCTTGTTAAGAGTAGGTAATATGTTCCTTGGATTTGTTTCAAGTGCATTCTATCTCCTCGGTTCGTATCACATCCTCTTTTGCGAGATTAGAAAATCAACATTCACGCAATAAAGATCTTttgaaaaaacttttcaaaagagCATGTCtacttttaattaattgaacAGTAATTTTACTTAGAAGTTGGAACCCTACAACATTGACAAGTCAAGCCTGAAGAATCATAATGCACGATAGCTACAAGAACACTGACAATTTGAATGAGTTGGATATATCAAAACCTTGTCTATAGCACTATAATATGACTTAACCAGAAGATGTTCTCCCTCAATAGTTACTGCTTTCTTTATCATTACGTACAAGGTGTCCTTTATTCAGCAATCTCATTAATTAATTGAGACTATATTCTTAAATGTTCAACATCATTACTCAAAATTAAAATTCTTAAACCTGTCTTTCCCGAATATTTCTTAAGTTGCTCTGCCTTAATTAGTGATCTTGGACTGATGATCTCAGACTATAATCAACTTTGTACTTCAATCCAATTTATCGATCGATCAAGAGGCTAATTTCCTTTGTTTGGACAAGTAACTAAAAGAAAGACATCACTTTCTCTTGAACAAGGAAAGAACATAACTATAGCATTAGTTAATTACTTGATTGAACAAGCTCAACCATTTAGAAAATAAGGAAAGTGAGCAAAGATGAACAAGTTGAAAAAATCCCTTTCTTTGTCTCTTGTGCTAGCAACatagagaaaaaaggaaaaaataacaaaagaaagctGAAAAGCTCTCTTGGACTCATTTATGCGTCCATGCAAGAGTAAATCTTACAATTTCTTTTATTGTCCTCTCACCTTCACCTTCTTGGACCAAatactttcttcatttttttaattttttttttaattttcttacttttggatatacttttttatttttctatccTCCTAGTTCCTCCTTCCCCACGCAACCTAGGTGTCCATCTTTGATTATAATATGCTTAAGAATGAAAAAACAAGTGTAAAGTTTTCCTTCTATCACTCTCTACAGCCCATCTGCCCCACACTTTTTATCAATCCTTGTCTAGTAGGAActctttgttttttgttttttttttttgtgctaagGTGGTAGGAACATATCATTGCTTTTCTCTAGTTACCCGGAAGCAAATAACtagatatatgtgtgtgtatgtatgtactTAACTATAACAACATAAAAATCGTTTACATTaccattacatatatatatatatatatagtttaatAAGTGAGCAGGTTAGTTGTCATTTTATCGATTAATTAAGTACTCCTTTTGTTATAATTTAAGTAATGTAATTTGATCCGACAAGAAATTTCGAAGGAAATTAAAAGAAGATTATTGTaacttgtgatcttaaatatgCCATtacatttgtgtggctataggACTTGTaaaatttgtggtcttaaacacgTCATTTCATTTGTGTGGTCATAAGAATTTGTTATTGTACCGAAAAAAGAACTTGTTATTAAGTGTAAAATGtgaagtttaattagagttaaATGATTCCAAATGTTTTTTTGAATGAGAAATATGTCACGTAAACTAAAACGGAGCGTGTAATATTGCGATGCACCGGTGATTCCATTGAATTTTAACTAATAAACGCTGACCGACGAtcgtgtatttttttttttttaagattatcAGGCTCTAAGTTATAACTACGTAGCAATGGActacaaaataaataacatgaaaaaatacaacatgttaaaatacaatttttttttttaaagaaaggtACACTATATcaagcatataacttaaatatattaaaGTGATCTCAAtgtgtaaatatttttctcaCTATTCGTATTCGATGTATATAATTTAGAATTCCTTACGTATACGTGATACATCAAAGCAGATCGAGGAGGGATCAAGGGGCTTCTTAAGAAGACTATATTATTGGCTTCTTGATGATAATTATCATTATTTCGCTAATAACTATATTTGCTTGCTTCACCTTATCTCTaacattaaataattaattttggcaAATAAGACGGTGCATCGAGCTTACCCCAACTTTCTTCTTGTCCAACAAACTAGTCGATAAGGAAAAAACAAGCGTCGTACGTGCATCATGTCTTTTAGAAATTTAAATCTATATAATTTATTATCATCGCAAATTAATActttttccatccatttttatttattctgtATACTAAAATTAGATGTCCACATTTATTTGTCCAGTTTTGAAGACCAAGATATGATTTATCAtactttttttattcttattattaattattgagttggaatttcaagaaattttttatGGTTACACAACTTTCaaagtatgtttgattgatttcaacCATTAGATGACTTAGTAATAATTATGAGTGATATATTAAAATTATCATTCTATTTATTGCTCCTTAAGGGGTGTGTCAAGTCAATATAGGAGATGTAAAACATGGATCGAAGGAGTAGTAGCAAAGAAGAATATTCAATACCTATTTAAAATTCAAGCCATATTTCAACAATTATAATGGTCAACGTACACTTCAAAGTTTAGGCATTGGAGGGGCATGGGTCAtgcattaaaaattaaaattaagaaCACCTTTGAGTATTATACAGTTTCTCCTTGTCGTTTCTTATGAACCTAATTCAGTTTAGCAGAGTTGAGTTaacattcatttattattcaaaAACCAAAGATTATATGTATTCAGACAAAAATAATACaatcttttttaataaaaaacgaacaaaattaagaataaataaattatttgagaATGGGGTAGAGATGTCCCTTTACACTCATATAAGAAGAATAAAGGATTTAAACGGAGACAAGATTAAAAGAATTAGAGAAGAACCAAATTTCCTGGCTAATAAGAAGCCAAGGTCAAATAAAACAATTACGAGCAAAAGGAAATAGAAATCTGACGTGAGAGCTGACGTTAATTTAACCATTCCCGTtatcaaaatagattaaagGCTTATGGCAGGATATTTCATATATACAATTAAACTAATTAAACTCAATTTCAATTAAACACCTCAACCCTAATAAAGTGTTCTAATTAGATATTTTcggttcaaattttgattttttgttgtGGTTTCATTCGTCTATAGGTagcttaattaatcatataaaatatgttatctctattaataatataaaaccTCAAGTAGAAATTATTACTGTTATTGAGGCGAATGCGTATAATTAAAGAATATGACATATTTTATATAGTTAACTTAACTACCCAATAAACGAATGAAaccatataaaaaataattttcaaaattggAAATAAAAATATCTAATTAGAACACGAGTTGAGAAGTTCAATTACataaagtgtctaaatggaatatCCTTATAATATATCTTTAAccctttaatctattttggtaAAGGGAATGACACATTTAAACTACCAACGAAGTATCAATCTGAATCATTTCACATAGTTTAGAGCAATAAATTTGAACTTTTGCGCCCTTGCTTGATTGATCTTTGTGACACACACCTTATTCTATATAAGTGGGACAAAATTGTGAAAAAGAGCATTCTTTGTCGAAGTTGTAGAGCTTCAGTTTTAAATACCTTAACTTGTTTTACTCTCTGTAATCTGCAAGAATAGTATGTCAGGTCCAGAGTGTTGTGAAAACCCACCAAACCTGAGTTGTGGTAGTGGTGGAGAAGCTGGACATGTCCAACAACTTGGAGGCTTCAACTCCTATATTTCTGGCTCTGCTGATTCCCCCCGTGCTGTTCTCCTTGTTTCTGATGTTTTtggtatgttttctttttagctTTCTATATTCATTTCTTGTATCATAGTGCTTGTCTATATATTAGAACCACTGGTTAGGTAAATATACCTGTGAGTAATCACCATGAAAGAATTGTGATTCCTGTTAATCAAATTGTAATCTGTTTACATAAACTAAAGAACAGTGTGTTTATTTCGAGCCCACAAAAAACTGTGTTTCCTTAAAgaatttaatcccctcacaGTTGCCAAAGGTTTGGATTAATTCTTCCCAGGATAGAACGAAATTCTATTCTGCAATACCGGCAATGGAAATTGCAGAATTTCAGCGAACTCAACGAATGGTAGTAATCACACGACAATTActgatttttggttttgaaaGGAATGCAGTATGAGGGGAATGGCTATATATGCAACATGCCTAAAAAAAAACTTGTGTGATTACAGGTAAGGATTAACCGCATCTGGGTAAAtaggtttccctttgaactttccgtagtgCACATACATCGGATATACTCGATCaatcggtagatttgatatctttgaaccgtcgaTCTTTAATGTATATCTAGACAACATATGTCACACACTTAACCCTTAACCATTCTTGGTTCTCATTGTTGTGTTCGTTTCAGCCTTGAACACCGCCTGGTTTCATGAGTGTGTAGAGAACTGGCCTTACTCTAATTCTCCTTGAAGCGGCTTCCACTTCACGCTCACATATGTGATTCCTAAACGTGTCATCGTGTAGATACACAATTTGATATACTTCGtatcaaacttagaaaccattaaaaagccTTTGCGCTTTATCCTTGTTCCTGAACATTGTCTTATCATGAGAATGGATTGAGTTTGACgacaatgttgaaccgtcattcataactttgtttgatctccttgAACTCTAGATCTTGGGATTTCGGTCACTAGGTGGAGTTACCATTATTATGACTTGTTCTTGGCCATAATCCCATTCCCTTTGATGATTTATCAACCGCCTCTCTAGTTAGGCCTTTTGGAAGTGGATCCGGCACATTATCCTTTGACTTTACATAGTCAATTGTGATAATTCCACTAGAGAGTAATTGTCTAACGGTATTTCATATTTGACTTTCCCCCTTCCTATTGCGACTTGACTATCACAATATATGCATAGGTGCCATCTGTTTAGGCCAAAACGGAATGTCTTCCAAGAAATTCCGTAGCCATTCGGATTTTCTCGCACTTTATCCAAAGCTATAAACTCTCACTCCATTGTAGCGAGCGATACATGTATCCGCTTGGATGATTTCAAGACATTTTCCTCCTCCAATGGTGAAAACGTATCCGCTGTGTGGATTTAACTTCGATGATCCAGGTGATCGATTTGCATCACTATATCCTTGATTACAAGGATATTTATTATAGTGCAAAGCATAGTCTTGGTGTATTGTAAATACCCAAAACTCTTTTCATTGCCATCCAATGAGTTTGGTCGATTACTTGTGTACACGATTTGGTTTACTTATTGACAAGCTATATCCGGTCGTGTACAATTCATAATGTACATCAAACTTCCCAACACTCGAGCATAGTCTGGCGAGACTTGCTTTGACCTTGGTTCTTTGTAAGAGCAAGGTTCACGTCAATCGGAGTCTTTGCGGCGTTAAACTCCGATACTTGAATTTTTCAAGTACCATCTTAACATAGTGAGTTTGTGACAATGCTAGACCTTGTGGAGTTCTATGGATCTTAATTCTAGAATTAAATCAGCaactcctaagtctttcatatcaaacttactagCAAGCATACGCTTAGTAGCATTTATGTCGGCAATGACTTTGCTCATTATCAACAGATCATCAACATACAAGCAAACAATGACTAAGTGATTTGGAACGTTCTTAACGTAAACACATTTATCACATTCATTGATTTTAAATCCATTTGCCAACattgtttggtcaaattttgcATGCTATTGTTTGGGTGCTTGCTTAAGTCCATAAAGTGACTTAACAAGTCGACACACCTTCTTCTCTTTTCCGGAGTTATGAACCTTCGGTTGATCCATATAGATTTCTTCCTCTAACTCTCCATTCAAGAAGGCTGTTTTCACGTCCATTTGATGGATATGAGTTCGTACACCGCAGCCAATGCTATCAACACCCGAATGGATGTTATCCTTGTTACCGGTGAGTATGTATCAAAATAATCAAGACCTTCTTGTTGTCTAAATCCTTTGACAACgagtcttgccttatatttatcaatagtgccatcatctttcattttcttcttgaaaaTCCATTTGGAGCCTAAAGGTTTGTTTTCCggaggaagatcaaccaattcccaagtatgatTGTTTAATATGGATTCTATTTCACTATTGATTGCCTCTTTCCAATATTGTGCTTCGGAGGAAGACATTGCCTCCTTGAAAGTTTGAGGCTCATTCTCTACTAAGAATGTCAAAAAGTCTGGACCAATGGAAGTCGATGTTCTTTGACGTTTGCTACGTCTAGGATTCTCTTCGTTAGGCatattttcctttgtttcttcccGAGGTCGTTTAGGTCTTTCACCAGACGACTCACATTCTATTTTATACGGATAAATATTCTCAAAAAATTCAGCATTATCAGATTCCATTACCGTATTAACATGAATGTCGGGATTTTCTGATTTATGAACCAGAAAACGATATGCTTTACTATTAGTAGCGTATCCTATAAAAACACAATCAATGGTTTTTGGTCcaatttttacccttttgggtTTAGGAACTTGCACCTTGGCTAAACACCCCCccactttgaaatattttaagctaGCCTTTCTACCTTTCCATTGTTCATATGGAATGGACTTTGTTTTGCTATGGGGCACTCGGTTGAGTATTCGGCTTGCTGTAAGGATAGCTTCGCCCCATAAGTTTTGCGGTAAACCAAAACTTATCAATAAGGCATTCATCATTTCCTTCAATGTTCGATTCTTTCTTTCCACAATTCCATTGGATTGTGGGGTGTATGGGGCAGtagtttgatgaataattccatattctaaGCATATTTCTTCAAAGGGAGATTCATATTCTCCACCCCTATCACTTCTAatcattttgattttcttgttcagttgtgtttcgACTTCATTTTTGTATTGTTTAAATGCATTAATAGCTTCATCTTTGCTATTAAGTAAATACACATAGCAATATCGAGTGCTATCGTCAATAAACGTTATAAAGTACTTTTTCCCACCGCGTGATGGTGTTGACTTCATATCACAAATGTCGGTATGAATTAAGTCTAAAGGATTGAAATTCCTTTCAATAGACTAATAAGGATGCTTAGCATACTTGGATTCAACACATACTTGACATTTGGACTTATTGCATTCAAACTTAGGAAGTATTTCCAAGTTAATCATTTTTCACAATGTTTTATAATTAACATGTCCCAAACGTGCATGCCATAAACTATTTGACTCAAGTAAATAAGATGAAGGAGAAATTTTATTCATATCAACTGAGATTACATTGAGTTTGAAAAGGCCCTCTGTGAGGTAGCCCTTTCCAACATACATATCGTTTTTACTAACAACAACCTTATCAGAAACAAAAACACATTTAAATCCATTCTTGACTAGTAGTGAAGTTGAGACTAAGTTCTTCCGCATTTCTGGAACATGAAGGACATTCTTGAGCGTTACAATCTTTCCAGACGTCTTACAGCCGCTATAGACATTATAAAGACCATCATCCAGCCCATTGAGAATATAGTTTTTACATAGAAAATCAGAATGATTCCATGCCTCCGTCACGATGAAACGCTCGTTGTCCGGAGTCTCTTCTGGTAGAACAGGAACTTCCTcagtaataaatttttgcagacTGAGGGTTGTTAAATAGAAGAACATTTTCTGTTGCCAGCGTTTAAAGTCTATGCCAGAAAACTTTCCGGGCTTCTCTGCCGCAGCCATCGCAGGGACAGTTGTGGTGCGACTGGAAGAGGCGACAGTCTTTGCACCAGAACCAGTAGCGTTCTCGACAGTGATATCAGCCATTTTCTGTTTGACAACAAAACAGAACCAGAATCAATAAATAGAACGCACAAAGTAATAATGtcgatgaagtttttatatTCTTCTAATCGAATACACAAAGTAATAATCtcgatgaagtttttatatcttcaaatcgAGTAGATTACTGGAATAGAAAATCCGAGAATTTTAGTCTCCAACCAAAACAGAATATCAGATGAAACAGAAGTATAATTACTAAATTCTTTAAGTTTGTGATTCCTATTAATCAAATTGTAATCTGTTTACATAAACTAAAGAACAGTATGTTTATTTCGAGCCCACAGAAAACTGTGTTTCCTTAAAgaatttaatcccctcacaGTTGCCAAAGGTTTGGATTAATTCTTCCCAGGATAGAACGAAATTCTATTCTGCAACCGGCAGTGAAAATTGCAGAATTTCAGCGAACTCAACGAATGGTAGTAATCACACGACACTTActgatttttggttttgaaaAGAATGCAGTATGAGGGGAAAGGAAATTGCGTTTTTCAGAGAACAAAAATGTTTTCAGTTTTTCGTTTTCAGTGTGTAAAAAATGAGGCGAAGCCTCTGAAAATTTATAGCCTGTTATTTTGATCTGAACAGGTGTGGAAGTGCCTGTTCGGTGATGACCGCTGGTCATCGTTATCGTTAGCCGAAGCCGAACAAAAATGTTTTCAGTGTGTAAAAAATGAGGCGGAGCCTCTGAAAATTTATAGCCTGTTATTTTGATCTGAACAGGTGTGGAAGTGCCTGTTCGGTGAAGGAGATGACCGCTGGTCATCGTTATCATTAGCCGAAGCCGAAGCCGAGCCGCGCGACGAAGACGGCGCGAGGGATGGTCCTCTTCTCAACCCTTTATGAGCTAGAGAATGTGTTGCTTAATATAAGCACACACATAACACTTTCAACCACCAATGTGGGAGAAGTGTTTGTTtttcaaactttcatttccctCCACTTTtgtttccctccatttcccaaTTCATACTTCACCTTTAAAGTCCCTCACTTAATGCATTTGTGGACTTTAAACT encodes:
- the LOC132063399 gene encoding endo-1,3;1,4-beta-D-glucanase-like, with protein sequence MSGPQCIKNPPTLNSTCGAGNLQDIGGLSSYVTGSVDSKLAILLISDVFGYEAPNLRKLADKVAAAGYLVVVPDFFYGEPLDREKHDIQTWLKDHGTDKGCEDGKAVVEHLKSNGVSAIGAAGFCWGGLVVSKLAKYESTIGAAVILHPGPIAVDEINEVKVPIAILAAENDHIFPPDQAKLLDEALSAKSEIESFVKIFPGVEHGWTVRYNIEDESAVKSAEEAHSDMLNWFTKFIK